The DNA region ACCACTCGACGCCAACCTGGCCGACCTACCCAGTTTGTGGCAATGGGCAATCGCCAACTGGGACATCAGGCAGGTTCCCACCGGCGACACAGCCAGCAAGCCCGACTATGATGACGCCACCCAAGCCCGGGCCATCTAGCAATCAAATCAAAAAAGCGTTGACACGCGCCACATGCCAGCATAGAATGCGCGCCTTCCTCGTTGCCCAGCAGCGTGGAAACGTAGCGTCCCCATCGTCTAGAGGCCTAGGACACCGCCCTTTCACGGCGATAACCGGGGTTCGAATCCCCGTGGGGACGCCACACCTCCGCAGCAAGACATAGCCTCAATGTCCCCATCGTCTAGAGGCCTAGGACACCGCCCTTTCACGGCGATAACCGGGGTTCGAATCCCCGTGGGGACGCCATCTTAACCCCAGTGATCTTTTCGGTTGCTGGGTGCAAATGCAAGATGCCGTTTTTCAGCACGGCCTTTTCCACCACCGTTCGTACCAGCGCCTTGCGGTGCTTGATACCGCCCATCGCCAGATTGTGGCGAAACTCCTGAACATAACGTCTCAATGCCGCATCCGATAGGTCGATCGGGGTGGCGGTCATGAGCTTGGCTGCTGTTTGCCGTTTTGCCAGTGCCAGATGCTGTTCTTCCAGTTGATCCAGCCGCTCCAGAATCGGGCGCCGGTGCTTGACTTCGGTCAGCATGCCGGTCAGTTCGCAGATTTCCTTGTCCAGTGCCTTGAGTTCCTGCTGGGGTGCCTGCCCCTGGCTATCCTGGGTTTGCTGTACCGTACGCACCTGCTTCTCGATTTCAACACGTAAGGCGCTGAGGCTTTCCAACGTCACCAGTTTATCCAGGACCGCAGCCAGCACGGCTTGGTCGAGCGGGTCGCGTTTGATGCCACGCGCACCGCAAGACTGGCTGCAGCAGTAGTAACCGGCGTTACCTTCCATGCGGGCACTACAGCCGCAATGCAGCAGGCTGCCGAACAGATAGACGCTGCGGCGCTGCCGTGTCACCGCTTGGCTACGGCACTGCAGCTGATTCAGCAGCATGTGCGCTTCGTCTTCGGTGATCAGCGATTCGTGGGTGTTGCGCTCGATCATCCACAATGATCGGTTCCAGACATAACGCCCGACATAGAGCTCGTTACATAGGATGCCGCTGCCCTTGCGTCGATTGCCATAAATGCAGGAGACCGCCCAGGTGCCGCCTCTGGGCGCCGCTACGCCCATTTGGTTCAACTGATAGGCAATCGCTTGAACGCTCCAGCCATGGGCATATTGCTCGAAGATCCATGTCACCCAGCGAGCCTGTTCAGCGTCGACCTGGAGCTTGTGCCCCCCGTCAATAGGGACGGACCGATAGCCGAAAGACTTACCGCCCCCATGGAAACCGCGATCGACCCGCCCGGCAAGTCCGCGATGCGTTTTGTGCCGCAGATCGTCCAGATACAGCTCGTTGACCAGGCTGCGCACCTGCCGCATCACCTTGCGGCCGGCAAGCTCCGAGTCGTAACCGTCGGCACAACCTATGATGCGCACTCCACGATGCTCCAGTCGCCGGACAATACGCTCGCTCTCGACGAGGTCTCGCGACAGCCGGTCCAGACCTTCGACGATCAGGGTGC from Chitinivorax sp. PXF-14 includes:
- a CDS encoding recombinase family protein yields the protein MIVEGLDRLSRDLVESERIVRRLEHRGVRIIGCADGYDSELAGRKVMRQVRSLVNELYLDDLRHKTHRGLAGRVDRGFHGGGKSFGYRSVPIDGGHKLQVDAEQARWVTWIFEQYAHGWSVQAIAYQLNQMGVAAPRGGTWAVSCIYGNRRKGSGILCNELYVGRYVWNRSLWMIERNTHESLITEDEAHMLLNQLQCRSQAVTRQRRSVYLFGSLLHCGCSARMEGNAGYYCCSQSCGARGIKRDPLDQAVLAAVLDKLVTLESLSALRVEIEKQVRTVQQTQDSQGQAPQQELKALDKEICELTGMLTEVKHRRPILERLDQLEEQHLALAKRQTAAKLMTATPIDLSDAALRRYVQEFRHNLAMGGIKHRKALVRTVVEKAVLKNGILHLHPATEKITGVKMASPRGFEPRLSP